The following coding sequences are from one Salvia hispanica cultivar TCC Black 2014 chromosome 3, UniMelb_Shisp_WGS_1.0, whole genome shotgun sequence window:
- the LOC125214150 gene encoding BTB/POZ domain-containing protein POB1-like, with protein MAAAAGSPESPPTDYGFAFDDANFSDRVMRIEIIPDLPRSKPDPDDNDGDWTRSRKRRRDDPLSNSNDLAEQSEVQVLNSNIPDLEDGVTYENQEEAVAMIEELPVNEEMTVNQPSGTDSCCLAGPEVTKDSEPSSSTEYLPVQVRTVHISSPILAARSPFFYKLFSNGMRESEQRHVTLRIQVSEEAALMDLLSFMYSNTLQRTTPTALLDVLMAADKYEVASCMRYCSRLLRSLPMTCQSALRYLDLPSTVLMADTVQQLTDAAKQFLAARFKDLIKYQEEVISLPLAGFEAVLSSDDLQVPSEDAIFEIVLKWARVHYSNLEERREVLSNRLIRLIRFSCMTSRKLKKVLICGDIDPILASKVVLEALFFKAETPHRQRSLVAEDANASYHRLVERSYKYRPVKVVEFESPRKQCIVYLDLKRNECAQLFPSGRIHSQAFHLGGQGFFLSGHCNMDQNSSFHCFGLFLGMQEKGSVSITVEYEFAARMKPSKDFESKYKGKYVFLGGKAVGYRNLFTTPWTAFMADDSPYFINGILHLRAELTINK; from the exons ATGGCGGCGGCCGCCGGTTCGCCTGAATCCCCGCCTACCGATTACGGGTTTGCCTTTGACGACGCCAATTTCTCGGATAGGGTTATGCGCATCGAGATCATACCCGATTTACCGCGATCCAAACCCGACCCGGATGATAACGACGGTGATTGGACGCGCAGCCGGAAGCGTCGCCGCGATGACCCCCTGTCTAATTCAAATG ACCTGGCAGAACAAAGTGAAGTTCAGGTCTTGAATAGCAATATACCTGATTTGGAAGATGGTGTTACTTATGAAAATCAAGAGGAAGCTGTTGCAATGATTGAAGAGTTACCTGTGAACGAAGAAATGACTGTGAACCAACCCAGTGGGACTGATTCCTGCTGCCTTGCAG GTCCTGAAGTTACTAAGGACAGTGAGCCATCATCTAGCACGGAATATTTACCCGTTCAAGTTAGGACTGTACACATCAGCTCTCCTATTTTGGCTGCACGGAGTCCCTTCTTTTATAAG TTGTTTTCAAATGGAATGAGGGAATCGGAGCAGCGACATGTAACATTACGAATTCAAGTCTCAG AGGAAGCTGCCCTCATGGATTTGCTAAGCTTCATGTATAGCAATACGTTACAAAGAACTACTCCAACTGCCTTATTGGATGTATTGATGGCTGCTGATAAATACGAGGTTGCATCATGTATGAGATACTGCAGCCGATTACTGCGCAGCTTACCAATGACTTGTCAATCAGCCCTGCGTTACTTGGATCTTCCTTCAACTGTTTTAATGGCAGATACAGTTCAGCAACTAACGGATGCTGCCAAACAGTTTCTTGCTGCCCGCTTCAAAGACTTAATCAA GTATCAGGAAGAGGTTATAAGCCTGCCTTTAGCTGGTTTTGAGGCAGTTCTATCTAGTGATGATTTGCAAGTGCCCTCAGAGGATGCCATTTTTGAgattgtgttgaagtgggCCCGAGTACATTACTCAAATCTGGAGGAACGACGAGAGGTTCTGAGCAACCGTCTAATACGTTTGATTCGTTTTTCATGCATGACTAGCAGAAAGCTAAAGAAAGTCCTAATTTGTGGTGACATCGACCCCATATTGGCATCCAAAGTCGTTCTTGAGGCTCTCTTTTTCAAGGCCGAAACTCCTCATCGGCAGCGCTCTCTTGTGGCAGAGGATGCCAATGCTTCATACCATCGACTCGTGGAGAGGTCATATAAATACCGGCCAGTAAAGGTGGTTGAATTTGAATCACCTAGGAAGCAGTGCATAGTCTACCTGGATCTCAAGCGAAATGAATGTGCGCAGCTCTTTCCCTCTGGTCGGATCCACTCACAGGCTTTTCACTTGGGTGGGCAAGGGTTTTTCTTGTCAGGGCATTGCAACATGGATCAGAATAGCTCTTTCCACTGCTTTGGGCTGTTTCTGGGTATGCAAGAGAAGGGTTCAGTTTCCATCACCGTAGAATATGAGTTTGCAGCAAGAATGAAGCCATCGAAGGATTTTGAGAGCAAGTACAAAGGGAAGTACGTGTTCTTGGGAGGGAAGGCCGTGGGCTACCGCAACCTATTCACGACGCCGTGGACTGCGTTCATGGCCGACGACAGCCCTTACTTCATCAATGGCATTTTGCATCTTAGGGCGGAGCTCACAATCAATAAATAA
- the LOC125214152 gene encoding 6-phosphogluconate dehydrogenase, decarboxylating 3, chloroplastic-like, which translates to MESATLSQIGLAGLAVMGQNLALNIAEKGFPISVYNRTTSKVDETLDRAHREGQLPLTGHYNPKDFVLSLQKPRSVIILVKAGAPVDQTIAALSAYMEPGDTIIDGGNEWYENTERRMVDASANGLLYLGMGVSGGEDGARYGPSLMPGGSHRAYLNIHNILDKVAAQVDDGPCVTYIGEGGSGNFVKMVHNGIEYGDMQLISEAYDVLKNVGGLGNDELAEIFGEWNRGELESFLIEITSDIFKVEDHESGKGHLVDKILDKTGMKGTGKWTVQQAAELSIAAPTIAASLDSRYMSGLKDERQAASEIFRKEGLTEEINNVGGVDKKKLVDDVRQALYASKICSYAQGMNLLRAKSLEKGWGLNLGELARIWKGGCIIRAVFLDRIKQAYQRNTGLANLLVDPEFAREMVQRQAAWRRVVGLAIQKGVSVPGMSASLQYFDTYRRGRLPANLVQAQRDYFGAHTYERVDRPGAYHTEWSKLARKARV; encoded by the coding sequence ATGGAGTCAGCCACGCTATCGCAAATCGGTCTCGCTGGTTTGGCAGTTATGGGGCAGAACTTGGCCCTAAACATTGCCGAAAAAGGGTTTCCCATCTCTGTTTACAATCGCACTACATCCAAAGTCGACGAAACCCTAGATCGCGCCCACCGCGAGGGCCAATTGCCGCTCACCGGCCACTACAACCCCAAGGATTTCGTCCTCTCCCTCCAGAAGCCGCGCTCTGTTATCATCCTCGTCAAGGCGGGTGCGCCGGTCGATCAGACAATCGCCGCCCTCTCCGCCTACATGGAGCCTGGTGATACCATCATCGATGGGGGAAACGAGTGGTACGAGAACACCGAGCGCCGCATGGTCGATGCATCTGCCAATGGTCTGCTCTACCTCGGCATGGGCGTCTCCGGTGGCGAGGACGGCGCCAGATATGGTCCCTCTCTGATGCCTGGTGGCTCCCACCGTGCTTACTTGaatattcacaatattttagACAAGGTCGCGGCTCAGGTCGACGATGGTCCCTGCGTCACCTACATCGGTGAAGGGGGTTCCGGCAATTTCGTGAAGATGGTCCATAATGGGATCGAGTATGGTGATATGCAACTCATTTCTGAGGCGTATGATGTGTTGAAGAATGTTGGGGGTTTAGGTAACGATGAGCTCGCCGAGATTTTTGGGGAATGGAATCGCGGTGAGCTGGAGAGCTTCTTGATTGAGATCACATCCGACATCTTTAAGGTGGAGGATCATGAATCCGGGAAGGGGCATTTGGTGGATAAGATTCTTGACAAGACGGGGATGAAGGGAACTGGAAAGTGGACCGTGCAGCAGGCAGCCGAGCTTTCAATTGCAGCTCCCACAATTGCTGCTTCGTTGGACAGCAGGTATATGAGCGGGTTGAAGGATGAGAGACAGGCTGCCTCCGAGATTTTCAGAAAGGAAGGGTTGACGGAGGAGATCAACAATGTGGGGGGCGTGGATAAGAAAAAGTTGGTTGATGATGTTAGGCAGGCGTTGTATGCATCAAAGATTTGCAGTTACGCACAAGGGATGAATCTGTTGAGGGCAAAGAGTTTGGAGAAGGGGTGGGGATTAAATTTGGGGGAGCTGGCACGGATTTGGAAAGGTGGGTGCATTATTAGGGCTGTGTTCTTGGACAGGATCAAGCAGGCTTATCAGAGGAATACGGGGCTGGCTAATTTGCTGGTAGATCCAGAATTTGCTAGGGAGATGGTGCAGAGGCAGGCGGCTTGGAGGCGAGTTGTGGGGTTGGCGATTCAGAAGGGTGTTAGTGTTCCTGGAATGTCAGCTAGTTTGCAGTATTTTGATACCTATAGGCGCGGGAGGCTCCCTGCTAACCTTGTGCAGGCGCAGAGGGACTACTTTGGGGCGCATACCTATGAGAGGGTTGATCGCCCGGGAGCATATCACACTGAGTGGTCCAAGCTTGCTCGTAAAGCCAGGGTCTAG